The following proteins come from a genomic window of Nocardiopsis sp. YSL2:
- a CDS encoding DUF6406 domain-containing protein — protein MVHEVGAQEKISYGRNDRFTGGPVGGGHFWVDEDGRPVAKIGGPKEWRPTPMIDVRVGDVFTVGGQAWRVTDIVDADAPSAYLLATRVS, from the coding sequence GTGGTGCACGAGGTCGGCGCGCAGGAGAAGATCAGTTACGGGCGGAACGACCGCTTCACCGGAGGGCCGGTGGGTGGCGGCCACTTCTGGGTGGACGAGGACGGCCGTCCGGTCGCCAAGATCGGGGGGCCGAAGGAGTGGCGCCCCACCCCGATGATCGACGTCCGGGTCGGGGACGTCTTCACGGTCGGCGGCCAGGCCTGGAGAGTGACCGATATCGTGGATGCGGACGCACCATCGGCTTATCTGCTGGCCACGAGGGTCAGCTGA